In a genomic window of Candidatus Competibacteraceae bacterium:
- a CDS encoding glucan biosynthesis protein — protein MKLRILLSLFLLAGACYAPVASVGAPNVPEATPATTPPPKRFNFVDIRRRAEVLANQPYQDPTGKLPDFLAKLDYDQYRDIRFKGEKSLWRDSGLPFEIQFAPLGFLFNRQVTINVVSDGESKPAEYANDLFDYGRNAVPDNLPKDLGFAGFKVLYPLHTDSHYDEVAVFLGASYFRAVGQGQNYGLSTRGLALDTGLPKPEEFPYFREFWLEKPTKDSTELIVYALLDSQSVAGAYRFAIRPGVATQIDVKASLFARNKIQKFGVAPLTSMFFHGALNERFFDDFRPQVHDSDGLLLASGNGEWIWRPLNNPPRLRISAYQDTNPRGFGLLQRDRAFDNYQDLEAHYQTRPSLWVEPQGDWGKGSVELIEIPSDAERYDNIAAFWVPEKPVEAGQQLEFNYRLSFSLDLPNLSPGGRTLASRVGAGGAGDLNPDLRRFVIDFGGEALAKLANDAPVQAVVSGSTGQIKNVVVQKNPHGNSWRLSFELSPQGTDPSELRGFLKLGNDVLTETWSYQWTVAK, from the coding sequence AAACGCTTCAATTTCGTCGATATCCGCCGCCGCGCCGAAGTGCTGGCCAATCAGCCCTATCAGGACCCCACCGGCAAGCTGCCGGATTTTCTGGCCAAACTGGATTATGACCAGTACCGGGATATCCGCTTCAAGGGCGAAAAAAGCCTGTGGCGCGATAGCGGGCTGCCCTTTGAAATCCAATTTGCGCCGCTAGGATTTTTGTTCAACCGCCAAGTCACCATCAACGTGGTCAGCGATGGCGAGAGCAAACCGGCGGAATACGCCAACGACCTATTCGACTACGGTCGCAACGCCGTGCCGGATAACCTGCCCAAAGACTTGGGATTCGCCGGCTTCAAGGTGTTGTATCCGCTGCACACCGACAGCCATTACGATGAAGTCGCGGTCTTTCTGGGCGCCAGCTACTTTCGCGCGGTCGGCCAAGGCCAAAATTACGGCTTGTCGACCCGCGGCCTGGCTCTCGATACCGGCCTGCCCAAACCCGAGGAATTTCCCTATTTTCGTGAGTTCTGGCTGGAAAAACCCACCAAGGATTCGACCGAGCTGATCGTCTATGCCCTGCTGGACAGCCAGAGCGTCGCCGGAGCCTACCGCTTCGCTATCCGGCCGGGCGTCGCCACCCAAATCGATGTCAAAGCCAGCCTGTTCGCGCGCAACAAAATCCAGAAATTCGGCGTGGCGCCGTTGACCAGCATGTTTTTCCACGGCGCGCTCAACGAACGCTTCTTCGACGACTTCCGCCCGCAGGTGCATGATTCCGACGGCCTACTGCTGGCCAGCGGCAACGGCGAATGGATTTGGCGCCCGCTCAACAACCCGCCGCGGCTGCGGATCAGCGCCTATCAGGACACCAACCCGCGCGGCTTCGGCCTGCTGCAACGGGATCGTGCTTTCGACAATTACCAGGATCTCGAAGCTCACTACCAGACCCGACCCAGCCTATGGGTCGAGCCGCAAGGTGATTGGGGCAAGGGTTCGGTGGAATTGATCGAGATTCCCAGCGACGCCGAGCGCTACGATAACATCGCCGCGTTTTGGGTTCCCGAAAAACCCGTCGAAGCGGGCCAGCAACTGGAGTTCAACTATCGGTTGTCGTTCTCTCTCGATTTGCCGAATCTGTCACCGGGCGGTCGGACGCTGGCCAGCCGGGTCGGCGCGGGCGGCGCGGGCGACCTCAATCCCGACCTGCGGCGCTTCGTGATCGATTTCGGGGGCGAAGCGCTGGCCAAGCTGGCCAACGATGCGCCCGTGCAGGCGGTGGTCAGCGGTTCGACCGGCCAGATCAAGAACGTCGTGGTCCAGAAAAACCCGCACGGCAACAGCTGGCGCTTATCGTTCGAATTATCGCCGCAGGGTACCGATCCTTCGGAACTACGGGGCTTTCTCAAACTCGGCAACGACGTGCTGACGGAAACCTGGAGCTACCAGTGGACCGTGGCAAAGTAA